The Flavobacterium piscisymbiosum genome includes a region encoding these proteins:
- a CDS encoding LytR/AlgR family response regulator transcription factor: MKLNCVVVDDSSIQRTIIAKLVNNHPGLHLIGDFSNAIEAKSCISLNNIDLIFLDIEMPVINGFDFLDGLKTKPQIIFITSKAEYALKAFDYDATDYLQKPIAVDRFNASVKRAIDMHLLKKDVKEEEGEHIFIKSNLKKLKIFTAKIKWIEAFGDYVRVVTEDDSNLVLSTMKSFENDLSKDKFIRVHKSYIINIDKVERFNSKFAEIGITKIPLSRNKKEDLVKALSTSS, encoded by the coding sequence ATGAAACTAAACTGTGTTGTTGTAGATGATAGTTCTATACAAAGGACCATTATTGCAAAATTAGTTAATAATCACCCAGGTTTGCACTTAATCGGGGATTTTTCTAATGCAATAGAAGCAAAAAGCTGTATTTCTCTAAATAATATAGACTTAATCTTTCTTGATATAGAAATGCCTGTTATTAATGGATTTGATTTTCTGGACGGTTTAAAAACTAAACCGCAAATTATATTTATTACTTCTAAAGCAGAGTACGCTTTAAAAGCTTTCGATTATGATGCTACTGATTATTTGCAAAAACCTATTGCGGTAGATCGCTTTAATGCCTCCGTAAAGAGAGCAATAGACATGCATTTGCTTAAAAAAGACGTAAAAGAAGAAGAAGGCGAACATATATTCATCAAGAGTAACCTTAAAAAACTTAAAATTTTCACAGCAAAAATCAAATGGATTGAAGCTTTTGGGGATTATGTAAGAGTGGTTACAGAAGATGATAGTAATTTGGTATTGTCTACAATGAAATCTTTTGAAAATGATTTATCAAAAGACAAATTTATTCGTGTACACAAATCTTACATTATCAACATTGATAAGGTAGAACGCTTTAACAGTAAATTTGCTGAAATTGGTATTACCAAAATTCCGCTTAGCCGAAACAAAAAAGAAGATTTAGTAAAAGCATTGTCAACGTCATCATAA
- the rpsF gene encoding 30S ribosomal protein S6, producing the protein MNHYETVFILNPVLSEVQVKETVTKFEEFLTSRGAEMVSKEDWGLKKMAYEIQNKKSGFYHLFEFKVAGEVLIAFETEFRRDERVMRFLTVSLDKHAISWAERRRAKLKSTKA; encoded by the coding sequence ATGAATCATTATGAAACTGTTTTCATTTTAAATCCCGTTTTATCTGAGGTTCAGGTGAAGGAAACAGTAACGAAATTTGAAGAATTTCTTACTAGTAGAGGAGCTGAAATGGTATCGAAAGAGGATTGGGGTCTGAAAAAAATGGCTTACGAAATCCAAAACAAAAAAAGTGGTTTTTACCACCTATTCGAATTCAAAGTAGCTGGAGAAGTTCTAATTGCTTTTGAAACTGAATTTAGACGTGACGAAAGAGTTATGCGTTTCTTAACTGTAAGTTTAGACAAACATGCTATTTCATGGGCTGAAAGAAGAAGAGCCAAATTAAAATCTACTAAAGCTTAA
- the rpsR gene encoding 30S ribosomal protein S18, with the protein MSTIEQSAKGKKDGDIRYLTPLNIETNKTKKYCRFKKSGIKYIDYKDADFLLKFVNEQGKILPRRLTGTSLKYQRKVSVAVKRARHLALMPYVADLLK; encoded by the coding sequence ATGTCTACAATAGAGCAATCTGCAAAAGGAAAAAAAGACGGAGATATCAGATATTTAACGCCTTTAAACATTGAAACTAACAAAACTAAAAAGTACTGTCGTTTCAAAAAATCAGGAATCAAATATATCGATTATAAAGATGCTGATTTCTTATTGAAATTCGTTAATGAGCAAGGAAAAATTCTTCCTCGTCGTTTAACTGGAACTTCATTGAAATACCAAAGAAAAGTTTCTGTAGCTGTAAAAAGAGCTCGTCACTTAGCTTTAATGCCATACGTGGCCGATTTATTAAAATAA
- the rplI gene encoding 50S ribosomal protein L9 produces the protein MELILKQDVQNLGFKDDVVTVKAGYGRNFLIPQGFAALATPSAKKVLAENLKQRAHKEAKVVADAKALAETLKAIEIKLFAKAGGEKLFGSITNIDIAEALAKGGQVIDRKFITSGIVKRTGKYTANVRLHRDVIVELPYEIVAEK, from the coding sequence ATGGAACTTATTTTAAAACAAGACGTACAGAATCTAGGATTTAAAGATGATGTAGTTACTGTAAAAGCTGGTTACGGACGTAACTTTTTAATTCCTCAGGGTTTTGCTGCTTTAGCAACTCCTTCGGCTAAAAAAGTATTGGCTGAAAACCTAAAACAAAGAGCTCACAAAGAAGCTAAAGTTGTTGCTGATGCAAAAGCATTAGCTGAAACTTTAAAAGCTATCGAAATTAAACTTTTTGCAAAAGCAGGTGGTGAAAAATTATTCGGTTCAATCACGAATATTGATATCGCTGAAGCTTTGGCTAAAGGTGGACAAGTAATCGATAGAAAATTCATCACTAGCGGTATCGTTAAACGTACTGGTAAATACACTGCAAATGTGCGTTTACACAGAGATGTAATCGTTGAATTACCATACGAAATTGTTGCTGAAAAGTAA
- a CDS encoding DUF6495 family protein: MKYARLTKEQFDELHAEFANFLATQTIDKAEWDSIKINKPEVAEQELDVFSDLIWEGVLSRAEYLEHFSRNHIFLFKCFEKDVQSIVLKSLVPETDFLTKDGLQWLSDNMFTENIEMKVGKKVFTEDRNASIFELIQQGAFLSDGQLFTQINTIIES, translated from the coding sequence ATGAAATACGCAAGACTAACAAAAGAGCAATTTGATGAATTGCATGCAGAATTCGCTAATTTTTTAGCTACACAAACTATTGATAAAGCTGAGTGGGATTCTATCAAAATAAATAAGCCGGAAGTGGCTGAGCAGGAATTGGATGTTTTCTCTGATTTAATTTGGGAAGGTGTTTTGTCAAGAGCAGAGTATTTAGAGCATTTTTCCAGAAATCATATTTTCTTGTTTAAGTGTTTTGAAAAAGATGTACAATCTATCGTTTTAAAATCGTTGGTTCCTGAGACTGATTTTCTAACTAAAGATGGCCTGCAATGGTTAAGTGATAATATGTTTACAGAAAACATAGAAATGAAAGTTGGAAAAAAAGTATTTACAGAAGACAGGAATGCTTCTATTTTTGAATTGATCCAGCAGGGAGCTTTTTTAAGTGACGGACAATTGTTCACGCAAATTAATACGATTATCGAATCGTAA